The DNA sequence ATCTTAGCttatatatttgaataaatatattttccttttcttttaatcattgtttaatcacttaattaaggattaaacaccattaattatgaccaccttgaaaactcctaaataaataccataaaaaatatgataattacttaaataatataaaacgatgtcctgcaagttttggtctACTTTATTCAAcggtaactaggtcaaacgtggtcaactgtgggaccaactgtctcgatttttgtgcccggacaaaaattctctgaatgctatgcaatttttaccatacttataaaataccatttaaatgatccatactaaatttcaagtcattatagcatgtgaaagtattttatctaaaaattaAACTGTCATGTCAGCCTTTCTTCGAAGAGAAAATATCACcggtcttgaaataaaggagatggatcttttgatcaaagttttgacttgaatagatacttaaaatatatttcctaatatataaaatatatttgaatgataggaaatgtgtttgagtatttttgaataattttctccgagaagtGCTTATTTTACGATatgggagaaaattactgtaagtatttataaatgagttgcagaactggatattaatattccaaccatgaatattaataaaccttgaataaaactctttttgatTGATGTGAGAATATATTTTTGAGCAAAGAgttaaataattttgatatagCATGAGGCCTTTcaaagaatatttctgatatattccttattcgagcttgttgccatattcttgttgcaacacagatctaagaaatatcatatcttgatgtttcttcttttatcatattgccttagagatatatttcataaagatatagttttgatattttgcaaaaatggaatatctcttttatctgtttaaaagacatgattttgctagtttggCTTTTtaactttgatttggatcaattaaattcatgtcctaatggagaggatctatgtgttcttaattttatatttaatcgtacaaataccaaaataaataatatatcgaagatatcctttcagaTCAAACCGCATATGTGGCTTGGTTTGCGGTTTTATGAAAAATCACACCATCCGCACCGCGAACACCCCTACTATTAAATCTAGGGAATGATGGAACATCTTTTTACTGAAgagttttctttgctttctaaTTTCTTGAAAAACAAGCCAAGCAACAAGGTGCTAGgtcctttttttttctttttcttttgctAATCGGGTATTAGGTCCTTTTGATTACAAATTCACAATAAATCATCCCCTAATTAGAGTAATTGGTTCAAACTACTTGAGATGATTTTGTGTTAGAAACACTTCATAGTACTCTATCCTTATATAATTTTATCCAAATATTTGGTAGTTATGATCCTTATACTATCAATTTAATATGAAGTCTTAGATATTTAAACAATTGATAATAACCGTTgtaactaaaataaataaatattctatAACCAACTATCAGTGGTTATTCTAAATTTAATAGAATATCCTACTCTTTTAATGATTTAAATAAAAAAGAAGTAGGTATCCTAAACTGAACAAAATACTAATGCAAAattcatatttattattttcttcAAATTCTGGATATTATTTTTTATACAATTATTTAAACATCACTAAATTAAACATTAATTTGTGAGTTTTGCGTGGGCTGAATTTGATTTATTGAACCCAAGTTAGAGCCAAAAAAAATGAAAGAATTTCAATTGGCGGGAGTATTCGCCCAAATTTCCCACGGAATATGCATTGCAGGTATACATGTTCATCTTTGAATTTTTTGACGTAAGATGCGCATGTAAGATGCGCATGTTATGCATGCGTATGGCCTTTAAATATTTAATCAGTGTGCATGACTATCATGCTGtaaagaaaaaacaaaaaacaaataCGCATTCCAAGAATTCGTATTctttgttaaaattttaaaatcgaaGACCAATCTTCCAGATGCATGTTTCGTGGGTATTTTCGGCATACACTCCCGTCAATCAGTATTTTGGTTATTAGCCCCAAATGTTGGTTATTTTAATTTTTCACCCAAATAAAATCAAACGTAAATTGGTAAACTTTTTCTTTGTTTGAACTTTAATTTGTTTACTGATTCTGGATATTAATCAACATTTCGAACTCATACATTATGACTTACCACAAAAATCGAATTCGAAAAATTAAGAACCAAACTAGAAAATTCTCGAAATTGTTAGAACTCGACATGCATTCCAAGATACAaagtttttattatttattagGGCTTGGTAACACATTACGACCTACCACCGGCTCACCAAGTTTCACCACTGGTGGCAGAAAAAAAGAGGAGGTGCCCGAGTTTCGGGTTTTCTTCCTAATCTTCACCGATTTCATAATGTATGGATACAACCGACTTAATTTCATCATAAAAAAACTTTAAATCCACCAAAATTCGAGAACCCGTCAATTAGGATTtcaaataaatcaaaacaaaagatAGGATAGGTGACATACACGGCATGTATAGAATCTAAAATTAGGCACGAAATTGAGTTTAGAATAGAGAGGAACCAAAAGAATGGCCACGAGAGCTTTTGCCGAAAAGAGAAACAAATACAGAGGAGAAAGTAGAAAAAAGAAAAATGGGTTTAAAGGGCTGTGTCAGGGGCAAATGGGTCATTGCAcccttttttattttttatttttctttgaCTTGAAATACAAAAAATCGAGCTTGGAAAATAGAAAATTGGGGATTAACAtcttattaaaaataaaatttaattttaaagtTATAGAGTATTAAATTATCTATCtccccatatttttaaaataatttttgaacgaacggtttattttatttgaattttaaaaaataggCTTCAAAACTAGAAACAACTTTCATAACTCCTCATAAAATACTAAAGCACAAAAATAAATGGAACTCTGTTATAATCTATTGTAATTTTTAAGTCAATGGTAAAATAGTAAAACTAGTCTTAGGagtagaaattttgataatgcatTTAATGTTTTTGTTCTTCAACTTGCCTATAAATACATGGCCTTGGTGAATAAAAAATTTGCACCAAGCATCTTACAAATATGCTCTCTATCTCCCTCCGATTATCATTCTTTCCCTCTCAGATTTAGTAGCCCATTCTAAAATATTAAACCTAGTATATTacaacacgttatcagcacgaagCCCTGCCGAAACTGATAAggtataattttaaatttaaatatacatatatatgagtagacgtggttacaccctctacatataattcaaatatatataaccggagtagacgtggttacaccctctactaataatttaaatatatatggccggagcaccgcctattaaaattattttacggtACCATTTAATTTTGGGTAATACCGAAGTATAGTGGGAACCTTGATTTATAAATTGCATACTTATcggataataattttttttgcccctaactaacttatgcaggattgtccactttaatttattattggtcggagataacctgcatacgcagacgtccgtatggcgggtgaaaatccatttgtcattttatatatagatctatttataatatcaatgataataatgatatatacattgattattgcgtacttgttaacgcacccgattaactaagattttatgtaatatttacattgatgaattaaaatttaataattttcatgttaattcagatttagtatgacaaatattacaagcttgtcgttcgttgccttggacatttctggcgataattatttatcatgggtACAAGATGTAAAGTTGCACTTGGGTTCAAAAAAATTAAGCGATACAATAAAGGCTGAAAATAAATCCACAGCCGAAGAAAACTTTACCTCTATAATTTTTCTCCAACACCACATGCATGAAGATTTAAAATCTGAGTAGTTAAAAGTCGAGGATCCctttattttatgggaaaatctaAAGGATAGGTTCGAACATCATAAACTAGTTTATCTACCTGCAGCTGAAAATGATTGGGCTAATTTAAGACTTCAGGATTTTAAGAGTGTCCGAGCATATAGCTCTACTTTGTTCAAAATAAGTTCTAAGCTTATTATGTGTGGTGAGAAAGTTACGGAAAAAAGAAAAATCGATAAAACGCTATCAACTTTTCACCCCAACAATATCAACTTAGCAGAGATGTACAGGGAGCGCAAATTTACTAAGTTCGGGGATCTTCTATCAACTCTCCTTGTTGCTGAACAGAATCATGAATTGGTGATTAAGAATCATCAATCTCGTCCAACAGGATCTGCCCCATTACCTGAAGTAAATAACATGTCATTCCAGCAAAATGTACATGGAAAAGGGTATAGAAGTGGACGGGGCCAAGGGCGGTACCGTGGACGAGGTCGGAGCCACGAGCATTTTCGTCCATATAACAACTCTGGTCACCGGAAGTGGCAATCTGAATCACAGAGTAAAAGAAAGGCACCACGAGGAGGAAAAACTAAAAATGTTTGCTATAGGTGCGGCATGGATGGGCGATGGACACGTAATTGTCATGCCCCGGATCATCTTGTTAAGTTATACCAATCTTCACaaaaatcaaaagagaaaatggTAGAAACAAATTTCGCCAACAATAACATAGATGATTTCCCGAGAATTGCAACTGGAGGAATAAGCATTAATGGTCCGAATGAACCTAACGAAACTCCCATATGGGAGGCTGAAGATTAGTTTCATATAATTACTATAGTAGTGTGTATTGTGTGCTTTATTTTGTTTGAACTATGTAGTGTGTTTtgttcttatcaaataaattatatttcttaattatatacagaatggattctaaagatatatgcattgctgattgtgatacaactcatacgattctacagaaccgaaaatattttacccaaataaccaaaaccgaagctcaagtcggaacgatttccggcgtatctaatataatcgaaggttttggaaaagctagtttTATCCTCCCTAATGGTACTCACATACACATTCCAAATGCATTATATTCTAGTAAGTCTActagaaatcttcttagttttaaagATATCCGACTCAATAATTTTCATATCGAAACTACCTATGAGGCTGATAGAGAATATCTTCTTATTACTTCCGCTAATTCTACAaacaagaaaatcttagaaaagtttcactcactttactcaggattatatatgatgaaaattaGAACTATTGAGTCACACAATGTCATTGCTTCCAAACTCATAGATCCAAAATCTTTTACACTTTGGCATGAAAGATTAAGTCATCCTGGTGTCTCTATGATGCGTCGTATTATAGAGAATTCTACTGGTCATCCTcttaaagattttaaagttctTTCCAACAATGACCTTCCATGTTCAGCATGTTCTTTAGGAAAATTGATTACTCGACCATCCCCTACTAAAGTTCAGCTTGAAAACCCTACTTTTCTAGAAAGGATCCAAGGCGACATATGTGGACCTATACACCCATCAtctggcccatttaggtacttcatggtattaatcgatgcctcaactagatggtctcgtgtttgtcttctctcaactcgtaatgatgcttttccaaattacttgcccaaataatcaaattacgagCTCGATTCCCGGATCATTGCATTAAGTCAATTCGTTTAGATAATGCCGGCGAATTCATATCTGCAACTTTTGTCGACTAATGCATGTCTGCAGGAATCTCAGTTGAACACACAGTTCCTcatgtacatacacaaaatgggtTAGCCGAGTCATTTATCAAAAGACTCCAACTTATTGCAAGACCGTTGTTGTTGAAAGCAAAATTACCTACATCTATTTGGGGTCACGCAATACTTCATGCTGCTAATATTATTAGGATTAGACCAACTTCCTACAACCAACATTCTCCGCTACAACTGGTACTTGGTCAAGTTCCTAATATTTCTCACTTCAATTTTATCGGATGTGCTGTATATGTACCGATTGCTCCACCACAAAGATTGAAGATGGGAGCTAAAAGAAGAGTGGGTATCTACGTTGGTTTTgattccacatctataattagatatctgGAGCCTCTAACCGGAGACTTATTTACCGCAAGATATGCAGATTATCATTTTGACGAGTCTATGTTTCCTCTcttagggggagataaacattcaaataaagttaatcctgacataacatggaatgcatcaggattatattttctagatccacgtaccggtcaatgcgaacttgaagttaaaagaattattcatatgcaaaatatcacaaaccaaatgcctgacgcatttaacgattctagaaatataactaaatctcatatacctgcagtaaatactccagctagaatagatataccaattcaaaaatcagatacaaaagaattgggtacagaatcaaagccacgcctgaagcgtggtagaccggtcggtgcaaaagatgttgcaccacgaaaaagaaaaataaagaaaatttccCCTGAAGTGGCACATGCTCCAGAAGAAGCAAATACCCCTGAAGTGGTATTATCTCCTGAAGAGATTCCAGTCCCTGAAGATACGGGGTTAAACAATCAcgaaatttaaataaattatgtgcatggtatgaaattatgggatcgaagtaaagtcataatcgatgatgtatttgtgtattccGCAACATTGGAAGTAgacataaattctgatcctgaaccacaaagtgtggatgaaTGTCGTCGAAGAAAAGACTGGTCAAAATGGAAAGACGCAATCCAAACAGAATTAAATTCATTGCGTAAAAGAGAAGTATTTGGACCTGTTGTCCAAACACCAATCGGTGTGAACCCTGTTGGGaataaatgggtattcataagaaaacgaaatgaaaagaatgaaattatgaTATATAAATCCCGACTTGTAGCACAAGGGTTTTCTCAAAGGCCCGAAATTGATTATCAAGAGACATACTCGCTAGTGATGGATGAAATTACTTTTCGTTTTATATTAGGTATGGCATCTAAAGAAAAATTGGAAACACGTCTTATGGACGTCGTTACGGCATACCTATATGGTTCACTTGatagtgaaatttttatgaaaatcccaGAAGGGTTAAAAATGGATGAGTTCAAGAAATCTTGTCATATATACTCCATTAAACttcaacgatcattgtatgggctgaaacaatctggtcgtatgtggtataaCAAACTAAGTCGTTATTTACAAAAGAATGGGTATATTAATAACCAAATTTCTCCATGTGtttttatcaaaaaaattacaatctggttttgtgattattgttgtatatgtggatgatttaaatCTTGTAGGAACAGCTACGGAGGTTAATAATGCTGTCATATACTTAAAAacagagtttgaaatgaaagatcttggaaggacaaAATATTGTCTTGGGATACAAGTCGAGCACTTGTCAACATGAATTTTCCTCCACCAATCCACATATACAGAAAAGGTTTTGAACAGATTTTATATGGATAAATCTCATCCATTAACTACTCCAATGGTGGTTAGATCTTTAGATCCTGATAAAGATCCATTTCGACCATGAGAAGACGATGAAGAGGTTCTTGGTCCTGAAATCCCATATCTAGGTCCAATTGGTGCACTTATGTATCTTGCAAATAATACAAGGCCATATATTGCATTTGCTGTGAATTTATTGGCTAGATTTAGCTCTGCTCCGATGTACAGACATTGGAATGAGATCAAACATATATTTCGTTATCTTCGTGGAACAACAGACTTTGGATTATTCTTCCCGAAAAAATCAACATCTCAGTTGATTGGATATACAGACGCTGGATATttgtcagatcctcattttggTAAATCACAAACTGGATATGTATTTACATATTGCGGTAAAGCCATTTCCTGGAAATCCACGAAGCAAACTACAGTGGCAACCTCAACAAATCACTCAGAATTCATTGCAATTCATGAAACCAGTAGAGAATGTGTTTGGTTGCGATCTATCATCAAGAATATTCGGGAATCATGTGGATTACCAGACATCACTAGAAGTCCTACCATTATGTTTGAGGATAACACTGCATGCATTGATCAACTCAAGGAAGAATATATCAAAGGAGACAGGACAAAACACATttcaccaaaattcttctacactcaCGAGCTTCAAAAGAATGGTGAAATTGATGTTCAACAAATTCGGTCATGTGACAACCTTGCTGATTTATTCACGAAATCATTACCAAATTCAACATTTGGGAAGTTACGACATAACATTGGAATGCGTCGACTCAAAGATTTGTTACAACAAAATTCAGAGAATGATTAGTTTTCCAGGGGAGATTGTACTCTTTTTCTTTCGTCAAAGTTTTTATCCCACTGGGTTTTTCTTTGAACAAGGTTTTAACGGGGCAATCTATGATCCATGTTAAATGACAATCAAAGGAGAGTGTTATAATTGATTGTAATTTTTAAGTCAATGGTAAAATAGTAAAGCTAGTCTTAGGagtagaaattttgataatgcatTTAATGTTTTTGTTCTTCAACTTGGCTATAAATACATGGCCTTGGTGAATGAAAAATTTGCACCAAGCATCTTACAAATATGCTCTCTATCTCCCTCCGATTATCATTCTTTCCCTCTCAGATTTAGTAGCCCCTTCTAAAATATTAAAGCTAGTATATTACAACAAACTCTTATTTTTAGAAATATCTCTAAGGTTGTTGTAGATATAGtgaaataaattttataatttgaaaatgctccaataattttataaaaatatttaaaagttaaataatcaatatttttcattaaataaatcatttaaaaacaCCCCGACCCATGATCAATCACATAAGAGTCAAATAACATATAATCACGTAATTAAATCAAACAAACCTCATACCTACCTATTTTcctattttcattttatttatcACCTATTTTTTGTATTTAACACTCATATAAAAATTTGAATAACAATA is a window from the Apium graveolens cultivar Ventura chromosome 1, ASM990537v1, whole genome shotgun sequence genome containing:
- the LOC141713778 gene encoding uncharacterized protein LOC141713778, with product MYRERKFTKFGDLLSTLLVAEQNHELVIKNHQSRPTGSAPLPEVNNMSFQQNVHGKGYRSGRGQGRYRGRGRSHEHFRPYNNSGHRKWQSESQSKRKAPRGGKTKNVCYRCGMDGRWTRNCHAPDHLVKLYQSSQKSKEKMVETNFANNNIDDFPRIATGGISINGPNEPNETPIWEAED